CTATTGATTGCCCTTAGCTTAATACTGAGTCCTTTATATCCTCAACTTAAAACGACACATTATTCTACAAGGCACAGTCCTAccatttataatttagttaaatatattaattttgcgCCAAATATAATTTTCGATACGGCGTCACGGTCCGGCCGTTACTCAAAGTCCCTAAACGAAGTGGTACCATTAAAGATTCTTCGTTAGTTTGGAAATAATGGCTCTTTGGACGACTTTACTAGAATTTCGAcggtattttgtaataataattgttattaagttAAACGAAAGGGACAATAGGGATTTACTGTTTCGATGTAAATGGGAATGCCGGGGAAGGAGGCCTTTGAAAGACGTACCTACCAATTGTAAGCGAAATTGTCGACTTTCGATTTGATCATCTTGggaactttttattttgacttttacCACCAACgacctaaaataaaaacaatagcgAATCTGTACCGACTATGTgtaatccacaaataattgtatgatCAGAGAAATAAACCCACAAGCTTTATAATGGCAGCTTCATAATGAACACGTTAATCATTGGTTCGCGAATATTGCCCATATTTACGAAGAATTGAACACCATATACATTATAatcaatacttttaattaataaataaatttaaaccattactgtcccactgccgggcaagggtctcctctcgtaatgagggaggggtaaggccttgagtccaccacgctggccaagtgtgggttagGGACTTGAATAAAtgcacgccctcaataaatgtattaaaccaatTCTAAGCATgaaaggtttcctcacgatgttttccttcaccgttggagcatatgataattatttctaatacgcacataacttcgaaaagtcattggtgtgttgcctcgggttcgaacctgcgaccacttgcgtgggaggcattaacttataccactcggctaggCGCTcgtagccagttgtgctcaccggtcggtaaacgatttgtgggttaggcaaccgttggcgcggtcattcgatagacggatgaccgcatagtggtatttgaactaggcgtctccgtgcttcggagggcacgtaaaaagtcggtcccggttgttctcaatcaagataacagtcgtaaagccccgtcaaaggccttcgggcttgaacaattttgacactaagttgaccactaaccatgcgataagaagaagactaagTACAGTAATTAAAATTCACACAGCTAATTGTATCAAGATAATCTGCTTCATTcaataactagcttttacccgcgacttcgtccgccacctgaattttcccatggaaatgtgtcattttcccggggataaaaagtagcctatttcctttttcgggtatcaaaatatctccacaccaaatttcatgcaaattggctcagtagtttaggcgtgattgagtaacagacagacagagttactttcgcatttataatattagtatggatatggatatcTAGTTGGTAACAATGTTAAAATCGTTGCCTGCATTTTCCACGCaagtgaggatggtgtccggCACAAATTCAATTTCATGACAAATCTATTAGTGGCTCCTTTAGGAGTTCTAGTGCAGTGGACAAGCTGGCTAAGTAATTGGATCGGGACGCTATCTGATTGCGGCCCTGATATTAAATGGCTCTAGAAAAAGAAATTGATTTGGAAtctttttatagttttgaaGCGATTAAAATTGTTAGAAAAATTTGCGATAGTTCCTTTAAAGATTTTAACTGGTTATGGggtataatattcatattaataataatcatttctCACCTGCATAAGTTGACAATACTTTTCAAGATTTCAAGTGACTTGAAAGATAATGATAATTCTTCATTATTAAGGATAACACTAATGGCCTGCCCTTCCTTCGTTTCAtaacaatatctatactaatattataaaattgtagagtttgtttgtttgtttgaacgcgctaatctcaggaactggtGCGTAGTGAAAATTTTTTTGCTGTTGGATCGCTTAATTATTGAGGAAGACTAGAGGCcaaatataacatcacgctacgaccattcgGAGatgcaacgaaaaatgttactaaattggtgaaaattatgtttatctTATGTGACGAAAGTCGAAAGCGAAGTCTTATGTTGTGCGTGTCCGATAGTAATAGgcatgccatcaaaaacatcttgtaaaagaccccaagtctcgcagctcaatctctctgccgtaaaaagttgtgagatctatgtaataccaagtcgatcaATTTATTTAGTCTCCACtcaaaggaccttctgtcttaagttattacataagttatatATTCATGTTTCAAAtgcttatttataatgttttgttaatttagcTTATTGTACAATAacacaaaaatctatttaagaTTTGGATTGAAACTTTTTATCCACAGATGAAGTTACGGGCGTATGCTAGTAGGAAAAATAATGCACAAGTTGGTataatacttaaatacaaaatgttgtttttgttttagcgCCATCATAAACGTTTACGATCAGGCTCATATCGACGCGTATCAAGTTTTTAGTGGTATTTACCGTCGCCCTAGTGCTGCCATCTGGTGCAGTATTATGTGTCATTTAGAGGACGTTTGAATAAAACTAgctataaatagtaataaacgcTCATATATTTACCCTCTTTaacataaacacattataaacctattttagttaaaaatctactaaagtatgtttttttattactttgtaattagtGTAATTGGCCTGGCcgttctaatttttttttatctagcctatttctgtgtcccactgctgagcaaaggcctctcccctagacttccagtcccctcggtcgcagacattataaaaaaaatattgttggcTCTGTATATGAAACTAAACTCGCCTCTTAATAcgtaggaaaatattttaaaactttctatATTTCAGTAATTATTGGAAACTTTTCAACTAAAAGTCCAATAGCTTCATAACTCAATCTGATATCGACATATTACAGTTTGgtattcatacatactttacatGGATAATTATAGTCTTACTACACATAATTGGCGTACAAATGATCATTTACATTGCTCGTAGCAAAAGCTTAGTATATTTATAGTTGCACTTTACGGCAATTAGCTTTCGTGcatcataattaaatattaacatgCTGGCTATTATGTTTCTGTTCTAGTTATTACCTGAATTTACAGGGAGGTGATTTATTTAGcaaattatgcttttaacaCACGTATACAGTGccgtaaaaaaataccatactaaatgtcctactaatattataaacgcgaaagttacTAAAGATGGATGCATAAACTCTTAAACGAAAAAACTACTTGATgacttttaatgaaatttcataaacagatagtttataacctagattaacacgtaggatactttttaccacgggaaatattttcacgcagacgaagttgcGTTGGaaactagtaaaatataatacatacataaactacATAAGATTTATAGTTACGACATATAAACCTACAATTTCCACCATATTGAAATTGCTCACGCCTACCTACACGTACTTcagtaaattgatattttataatacttttacttCGCTAACCAAATGGAGTAGTTTAGTTGCTACACGCAACGTTTTTTTATGATCTGGCTAGTTTATGAGCGTGGCTTTGTTTGCTTAGTTATTGCTTTGACACCCAGTATGAAGCAATTACAATTTCAGgtattattttagataaaagtTGACGAAATACCGATTAATATGACCCACTAAAGGCTCTTCTTGATTGTGATTGTTTGACATCGTCGTTCTATCGTTTATAGTTTACTAAGTTACTAATACTAAAACTTCTTATATTAAGGCGGTGGCAAACTTAGTAGCTTATTTCAGGCTTTCAGGTAGGTAAAActagatttttaaacattatagcTTGATGTTAGCTTGTAGTAGTTAACCAAACTAATGGACATTAGTTTGGTTAACTATCACTGAGATTTTAACGATTGTGAGTGATGGACATAGCTACTTTCGTACTTTTCATATTAGTGAGTGTAGTGGATTATTAGTTATAATCCAATAGGTAACTAACAAAAGCCTAATTATTCTCCAGAGGGAGCATTGGCACTTTACTACCTAGGTTTGTTTCACGCGATCGTGTGACTCATAttaataggtacagacagaaataaataataatatatacaaagaCAATATGTGTTAAGTAGTTGTCAAAGAACTAAATACAGTAGGTTAATCCACCacacaataaacaaaacatcgtgatgataccttgcgtgcctaaaatttgttttatacatttcttgaggacaTGAAAAGGTCCTacaccgcacttggccagcgaggtggactcaaggcctgacttCCTCGTTCGGAatgagaccattgcccagcagtgtgacagtaacgggttaaataaacttatttaaactaagactataatagtattattttagttgaaatAAGCACAGCAATAATGACGAACAAACAAAGCCAAAAATAAGTGGACAATTAGAACTTCATCCTTCTAAAATAAAGTTCCTATAACACATAATGATATAGAAGTTTCAAAAAACGACTTCAAAGTAAACGGTTCTATAACAAATTCCTATAAAGGTCGGCCTTAATAAACTCTGAAAAGGCGAAGAATGACCCAACCGAGTTTCCAAAATCCTTTGGTACTCTCTAGAAACATGTGTGTTGAAATTCTCAACATATCAGcacataaataacatttgtacGATACGCCCTTGACCTCTAAGAGCCGGGACAAAAAACGTACAATGAATagtaaagatttatttgttcGAGAAATGTTTTGGCAATACATTGCTTTCATATTTCTGTTGACAATTGAACAAGGGTGGGTTTTGACGTGAGTTCCGGCTGTCGGTTTTCTAGGctagaaatgtttattttggttAGTTGCTTTTTTGAAAGTGTGTTATATGtatgatacatttatttttagtaaagatagGTTTGTTAGaagttaatttgatttattaataaatagaatCAAACTtcattcattaatattatttattgacgtttgttttaaaatgagtCACTCGAAAAATCGTATTAATATGTTGGCAGCACGGTTTGAGGTCCTATTTCTTATCAAACGGTTTTTTTAAGTATGCTACAGGTTggtacatattattacagtTGGTACTGTTGACTAGTGGGCGCTTGACCTTTCAAATTGTACGAAGAACATAATTTGTATACTAACTAAGTTATCAGTACctctattctctaccactatcgactaccaacaaccggctagctatcgaaattctgacatttagaatgtactgccaaaatgtttcctacgacacccgtcagaggcgctgatcagattttcatacaaaactcgatgacagttcggttgtcggtagtcgatagtagaagagaatcaaGGCACAGGACCTcgtttctctaccactatcgactaccaacaaccggctagctatcgaaattttgacattgagAATGTGCCGccaaaaagtttctacgacgtccgtcagaggcgctgattagatgtttaaaccaaatttctcgatgacaagcggttgtcggtagtcgatagtaatagagaatcgagctacagctttttatattaatgtcaatagctagccggttgtcgatctATTAATACAGACCTAAACCAAAATAGAAAAACGGAACTATAATCTATGGCATCGAAAAAAAACTCATGAATTAGCGCATCAAAAAGCATCTATTAGCATTTTCTACGAATAGTAATTAACTACATATGTTACAATTACTGTAGCTGGCTTATATTTATGACAATTACTTCGTTAATCAATTACAGGTCGTTCTCTGTCTAGGGCGTGTTGTCATTGACGTTTCACGTGACAATGGGGCTCATTAGCTGGAATTAGCCTCCCCTGACTATAGCCCCATGGCTTCATAAAAGCAATGGTGTActtatgtttactttttatatatctatacgTATTCTAGACATTTCTATATAGTAGGTAAGCTCTATTGTGAATCCGACATCTACTTCTCTTATAAAAATAGTGAAACAGATCGAAGATTTAccaacttcttcttcttcttgtcgtatggttagtggtcaacctagtgtcaaagttgttcaagccgcccgaaggcctttgacgtggcttaacgactgttatcttaattgaaaacaaccgggaccgactttttacgtgccctccgaagcacggagacgcccggttcaaataccactatgcggtcatccatctatggaatgaccgcaccaacggttgcttaacccacagatcgtttaccgaccggtgtgcgcaactggctacgggcgcctcaattTCAAAATTTACCAACTGTAACACATTTAAacataactaaaactaaactgCATTTAATAGCGACCTAAACGACTAAACTTTTTTgtcccattactgtcccactgcagggcaagggtctgctcTCAAACGAGGGTGGGGCTAGGCCTCGAATCTTCtatcttcatatttttgttagattGTGTTTGATCACCATAAGATAAAAAGAGAATAGATTAGGTTGTTGATTATTCCGCTTAACCTGATCGCTACGCTTTATTTGTAGGTATCACAGCAGTttgaattgaatatttttgtatcgtCTTATACATTACTTGATAGCttctaataaaaatctataaacaGTGCTAATAAGTTAATTTCTGcatcacaaaattaaaaagtaacataatattgatcataaaatatcaaaattatttaatacaccACAAAAACTAACCACTGCCATCGCTGAACGTACTTCTCCAATAAAGTCTTTATCGTAGGTATTAGGAATAAAACAAGACCCTTCAAATTACAAGCGGAAACAAGGAACATGGCAGTCGCCGTAGACGAGTCGATTACTTCCGTCGCCCGCGACACTCTGTCTATTAGATTACACCCGAATCTTGCATaacatcaatacaaaaaaaatattaccccTAAAAGCTGGTTATATTTTACTCATGAGGGTTCACTCCATTGCTAGATTtcagtatattttgttataccTGGCCGCTTACTAAACTATCTCTATCTATAATACGTAATtaacaagattttaattttcGAGTTTAGTTGGATGGTATTTGAATCTTCTAACTAAGcttatattatttgtgaaaGTACGAAACCAAAAATCGATTTCGACATGTGTAGTTATCGAACATCGAAATTGGAACGAATTTTAGaattaacgaaatatttttaagcacTTCGAAAAATTTAATTCGtgaataataacaataacgtTTACTGCTTACACGAATTTTCAAATGTTCGATTGACGTTTAAGGCCGGTTTCAGAACCTCTGAAATCTTATCCGTTAGTTTAGCTGGTGGATAATTGACAGATTATTTCCTCATTTtaagaaagataaataaatcaaataatttttcacTCCAATACTGGTTTTCTACTATCAGCAAGTCAAATTGTTTGTAAACTCACATAAAATGTTACattgtttataatttgaatCAAATCAACAATCTgtgctttgtttatttacttgtaacatATGACTTTTCCGATAAAATTCGCTATTGGGAAAAAAcctaataataatgttacaCAAAACCTAATGATAAACAAATAGCTTTTgcattttttgtgatttattttatcaagctcatacataaataaaatcatgtcataggggtaggcagagaccaaagaacggcCTTGGTACGATCCTCGTCGGTCCtagatggatgtatgtatgtgaatgatgCAGGAAAATTCCGTAATCCTCCATCCATCTATCTAAGAccgccttttttttttttttttttgcgtcaggaaaatgcattactgcatgtcccgccccagggaggaaagcgggggtctgtcgggctctcccgccggcaaggcgttccggctaacatgggcataccgaTTAAAAaactgacggtgttccttctacagtcaccataacgtggccaggacgcggtacctccaatcggatactccgcgtcccagccggtgacggcccgctttggatgcgggccctacttcgagcggggcgGACTTGAGGATTGTCCCCCCCTTGCTCTCCACTTCATCTAAGACCGCCTGCTACGAGGACTAAGTATGCACCTGACTGTTTTTCAAAACGACGCCGATTCCATTCCGCGTTTCCATTTACGTTCGCACAGTAATTTAATAATCATGTAAAAATTGTGAATTGTCAACAATATCTGTGTCCCAGGTGACATAAAGCGTCAACGCGGTAGGCCCAGAAAGAGATGGCGACATGAGTTGGACTCTCATACTAAATATTGGCATGAAATAGCTGTAGACAGAGATAGGTGGAAAGAGCGAAGAAAGGCCTTTGCCCTGCTGTGGgccaataaagaaataaaaaattaaaaaatcccTTTATACAATATGGCTGATGATAATTTAGTAAGAGTTACAAGTTTAGTAAGAGTCTAGACCAATGGCTCCAGGCACATGACCGTCGGCTTATCGTGCTcttcgaggcacggaggtcaatctctaaaaaatatttttagaaaaactcAGAACATACTTTTTGACCCGACCCAGGATTAGAACTCGAAACCTTTGCGCGGCAATCGCATACACTAAGACAAACAAATACATACTGTAGCTATTTATAGATAACTAGTATAACAATACTTATATTAGTTCCTTTTAATTAGATTActttatcaaattaattcaCTACGCTCATTTATCTTAATAACACGTAACAAATCACTGCTGGTATAAGTAATGGATGCGTTGCTGTAAAGATTTATAGAAGTACTTGAAAGCGGTAAAtatactattacattatttgctTCATTTGCCTTCTAAAGTAGCGCGGTTCTCTACAATTGGgtcatcgagtatcgaaagtctgacatttaaaatgtatagctgaaatagtttctacgccgtccgccagaggcgctgatctgataatcatacaaaattactcggtagctagccggttgtcgatactcgatagtagtagagaattgtgctatagcttatacattttaaataataactgcatgtttggcgcagtgattaGAGTGGTCACCTCGTCGCAATAATCGTAGCGCctcgtgtggcgggttcgaactcgggacaaatatttatgtgatgagctcgagtatttgttctgtttattgatctgtataagtatgtatttagatgtatatTAGAATGTCTATcggttgtctggttaccatagtacaagctctgcttagtttggaatcagatgaccgtgtgagtccgttgtcaaaaaaatattgttgttaaaataatatttttcgcaATTTATTGATAgagtgtaaatattttctaggtGACAATGAAGGTGTTATATCTACTCGTATTGCTGCTAGCAGCTTGCGCTTATGTGCAGGCGTCTCCGGCAGAAGTTGATGAACTAGCGTTCGCAGGGCCAGTTGACGATATTATAATAGGCGAACCAGACTGGAACGCAAAACCCCCGCCATACAAGGAAGCGAAAGCTTTAGTCGATAGGGCTGCGATTGAGATTCAAAACCACCTTTTGTAAGTACAAAagtatcttcttcttatcgtatggtttgtggtcaaccaagtgtcaaagtggtttgagccgcccgaaggcctttgacttggcttatcgactgttatctttattgacaacaaccaggaccgactttttacgtgccctccgaagcacggaggcgtccagtttaaataccactatgcggcaaatgaccgcgccaaggtttgtttaatccacagatcgtttaccgaccggtgagcgcaactggctatgggcgcctcagtaaaagtatagtatagtaaaaAGTATCTGTTCAAAGTAGAAGGATCATTTGTATAGACGAACAGTACAGACTGGTGagatgcaataaaatatgtacattatattatttattaccattATTACGTGGTAAAGAGGCaacttttcctttttttacaGGAATTAAGTAAAATGGGGGTTACTTGGTCAGTTAACGATctctttttatataaagatttaaaaaatacaataaaatacctattgtagcgcgattttctacagccgGTTAtatagagtatcgagagtttgatattcaaaatgtattgccaaaatagttcctacgacgcccgttagaggcgctgatcagattttaatacaaattttctcgatagctagccggttgtcggcagtcgatagtggcagggaatcgagctactgagAACTTCAAGTTTCGTGATCAGcatcaaataaatacttatgcAGTACAAAGAAGCTATTTTGttaatgtgttttaatattttgttttagtccACTTTCTAATAATATCGTGAACCTGCAGAGCTATAAAAGACATTACGCTATAGCTTTCAACGTTCTTCTAAGTCAAGCACAAGGGCGTACTGATTgtcagtaagtaaataaatattgttttactaaaggtatgcaaagtccccaacccgcaattagctagcgtggtggactcaaggcctaacccctccctctttcCGGgagaaaacagtttttttttgttcaaagttATTGTTCTTTTCACAATTTATGTACTTGTAGAGGTGTCAGTTATCTAAAACCAAATGTTATTAAGGGCCTCATAATTCTTTTTCCGTCAACAGATAAGTATTTTATGGAGATTAAAACTAGATACCTCTCACCTAAAGTTATTTGGCAAGGGACAAATTTATTTACCTTGGCCTCTCCTACGGATTCAAAAAAGTCTGACCGTTTTGATGTTTCGATGTGTTATGGAGTCTATGCAACAAAGTCGGTAATTCATCCCGCCGACGCAATTTGCTGAAGACTTGATATCGGTGGCTATTTTCAACTTTCACCGTGTCCTTTCGATATTCGATAGCGACCTAACAGCTTGTCATATATCCCTCCACAACTGGCATAAACTAGCATTAAGTAGACCACAATGGCGCTCCAAAATACACAAATTTTAAACGGTCAACTCGTCTGTCCCGTCTTCAGTCGTCTGTTCAAAACTTTGGCTTTGCCAGgcaacaaatatatttcaaaagtcTTATGGAGTCTGACTTTGGTGTGTAgaatatttaactaaagaaCATTCATTTCAGGGCACCTCCCTATGAAACCAATTATCAAGTGAATCTAAATACCAGCGCTGTCGAAGGTCTATGTAACCCGCAGAAAGTTGTTGATAACGCCAAAGCACTGCTTGATGGCTTCAACATGCAGACTGATAAAGTaactatttttatcatttatgatttagtttttttcaaataatgttgAAAAGATGCATATCCGCTGGGACGGAATCGG
Above is a window of Anticarsia gemmatalis isolate Benzon Research Colony breed Stoneville strain chromosome 2, ilAntGemm2 primary, whole genome shotgun sequence DNA encoding:
- the LOC142984884 gene encoding uncharacterized protein LOC142984884 gives rise to the protein MKVLYLLVLLLAACAYVQASPAEVDELAFAGPVDDIIIGEPDWNAKPPPYKEAKALVDRAAIEIQNHLFPLSNNIVNLQSYKRHYAIAFNVLLSQAQGRTDCQAPPYETNYQVNLNTSAVEGLCNPQKVVDNAKALLDGFNMQTDKIQELIRKHCRPDPLNCNSVVDSQVNAAEPSIKDEVSKLFVGAKSAGSFLQRNREFLHESHKLRSLSYVISGVHKLKHAVLTLHDLLKALDIGDGEC